The genomic segment AGGCGCCTCGGCTCATCTCGCTCATCGTGCCCGACAACGCGCCCTCGGCGCGCCTGGCCGCGCGACTGGGCCACGTCGCGCAGGACACCGTCGAGTTGCTCGGCACGCGGGCGGTGCGCCACATGCTGGAGCGGCCGCCGGGCGACGCGCCGCTGGCGCTCCGGGCCGCCGGCCCCGGCGACGGTCCTCGGATCGCCGCCGACGTGCGCGCCGCGTTCGATCGCTACATCGACTTCTCGCCGCCGGGCTGGACGCCGCCGCCGGCGCCCGACGACGACGAGGCCGACCTGCTCGGCCGGCCGGCCTACCGCTGCGTGCTGGCCGAGCCCGGTGGCGTGCTGGCCGGGCACGTCGCGTGGTGGCCCGCGGTGGACTCGCGCCTGGGGTCCGACGATCCCGGCCTCGCGCACCTGCGCCGCCTGTTCGTGCACCCGGGCTGGTGGGGCGCCGGGCTGGCCCGGCGGCTGCTGGCCGTGGCCGTGCAGGACGCCCGGGCCCACGGCTTTGAGCGCATGCGCCTCACGACGCCGGGCGGACAGGGCCGGGCGCGCCGGTTCTACGAGCGCGAGGGGTGGCGCGCGGACGGGCCGCCGTCGGAGGACGAGGCCTTCGGGATGCCCACGATCCAGTACGTCCGCGACCTGGGCTGACGCCGGGACGGCGCGGGGCGGCGGCAGACGGCCGCCGCCCCGGGGTCCCGTGATGCCCTAGGGCTGGACGGTGGCCGGCTTGACGTGCAGCCCGCCGGCGCGTGCCTCACGGCCGCCGGCCGCCGGCAGCTCCAGGGCCTTGGCCGCGCCCTGGGGCGCGGCCTGCGCCTGGGGCTGGGGCTGGGCGAACGGCACGTCCTGGCGGCAGGTCGTCCCCGCCGCGGGCAGCGTGCCGTCGAACAGGTAGCCCTCCACGGCCGAGTCGATGCACGGCGAGTTGCCGCCGTAGGCCGTGTGGCCGTCGCCGAGCATCGTCAGCAGGCGGGCGTTGCCCAGGTCACGGACCAGCGCCTTGGCGCCCCGGTAGGGCGTCGCGGGGTCGTAGGTCGTGGCGACCACGAGCGGCGTGCTCGCGCCCTCGGGGACCGTGAACGGCCCGCTGTAGCGGCCGTCCGGGCGGACGTCGAACAGGCTGTAGTTCAACTCGACGTAGCCGTTGTTGAGCCAGAAGTGGTCGAACGTGTCGTAGGAGGTCTTCCCGGCCCTCACGTAGCGGTCGACGTCGCCCTTCTTGTACTTCTGCTCGATGGCGCCGATGAGGAAGTAGCCGTCGGTGCCGGGGTCGTAGCTGCCGTCGTCCTGGCGCCCGTAGGCCCCGTCGGAGTCCAGCCGGATGAGGGAGCCGTCGCCGGCGGCGGCCGCGGCGAGGTCCTGGGCGATGTACGGCCAGAACTGCTTGGCGTACAGGTTGTACAGCGTCGCGTTGATGATGTCGTCGCCGGTCACCGGGCGCGGGTCGGGCGTGTAGCCGTCCGCCGGGATCGGGTTGGCGTTGGCCGCTGCGACGAGCTCGTCGAACGCGTCCCAGGGGTCGCCTCCGCCGAAGCCCAGGCAGTCGGCCTGGTCCACCGCGCAGGCCTGGAAGAAACGGCCGAGCGCCCGCTCGAACGCACTGGTCTGGGCCTGCAGGTCGGATTGCGGGTCGTTGATGTAGCTCGTGGCGTCGACGGGGCCGTCGAGGACGACGTGGCCGAGCTTGTCCGGGAACAGGCTGGCGTAGGTCGCCCCGAGGAACGTGCCGTAGGAGAAGCCCAGGTAGTTGAGCTTGTCGTCGCCGACGGCGCGGCGCAGCAGGTCGAGGTCGCGCGCCACGTTGCCCGTGGTGACGTAGGGCAGGATCGCGCCGTTGAGCTGCTTGCAGCGGTTGACGTAGAACTGGTCCTTGGCGACCAGGGCGTTCACGTCGAGGTTCTCCGGCGTCGTGAACGGCTCGGAGTAGATGCCCTGCGTCTCCTGGTTGACCTTGCAGTCCAGCGGCGAGCCGTCGTCGACGCCGGTGCCGCGCGGGTCGAAGCCGACGATGTCGTAGCGCTCGTTGAGCTTGGCGTACAGGGAGTCGGCCGTCGCGCGCACGAAGTCGACCCCCGAGGCGCCGGGGCCGCCGGGGTTGGTGAAGAGGGAGCCGATGCGGCGGCCGGGCCCGGTCGCCACCTTGCGGATGAGCGCGACGTGGTAGTCGCCCTTGCTGCGGCGGGAGTAGTCGAGCGGGACGGTCGCCGTGGCGCACTGCAGGCCGTCCTGGCAGTCCTGCCAGTCCAGGCTGGGGACCGAGGTCCTGGCGTGTGCGGCGGGCGCGAGCAGCGCGGCCGTCCCCACGGCGAGGAACGCAGCCCGCAGGCTGCGTCGGAGCGATGTCATGGATCCTCCCGGATTCTCGGGCTCCCTCGGGACGGGAGCCCAATGCTGGCCGGGTTCCTACCAGGTGCGAGGCCCTCGATGGGATTTCCGGTCCGCCGGCCCCGACACGTCCGGGACCAGGCGGCGTTGCGCCACGCAGTTCTTGATCCCGGGGCCGAGGCAGGCGTTGACGTACACGGCGACGAACGGGTTGGCCGCCGTGCCGCCGAAGTGCTCGATCGTCAGGGGCCGAGGATGTCGGGCAGCTCGAGCGCGTTGGTCAGCGTGTCGTGGGCCTGCCCCTCGTGCCCTTTGCCCGGACGCTGCTCGGCGTGGCGCGCCCGGCGCGCGGTGCGCGCGTGGTCGCCGCCGATGCCGCCACGCGCGTCGTCGTGCGTGGACCTCGGCGCCGTGGGCGGCGCCGGTCCGCCTGACCCTCGGCGCGCGCGAGCAGGCGCGTCAGGGCGACGGCCGCCACCATGAGCGCCGCGCAGCCCAGCGCGACGGCCTCGAACGCCGTGGCGCTGTGGGCGCCTCCCGGCCGCCCGCCGCCGCCGGCCTGCGACAGGAACAGGCTGCCCGGCGTGGCGACGCCGAGCGCGAAGCCCAGCATGTTGGTCGTGTTGACGACACCGCTGGCCTCGTGCGCATGCGCGGCGGGCACCTCGGCGATCGAGCGGGTGATGACCTGGCTGTAGCCGGCGCCGAACCCCGCGCCCGCCAGGGCCAGCAGCGCCAGCGACGGCGCCTCGTGCCACGGCCCGCGGCCGGCGAGGAGCCCGAGGCCCGCGTAGCCCGCCGCGGCCGCCAGCATCCCGGCGGGGGCCAGCCGGCGGGCCGGGGCGGCGGGCAGCGACGGCACGACCAGGCTCGTCACCGCGAAGCCCGCGGCGTATGGCGCGAACGTCAGGCCCGCCCGCAGCGGGCTGTCGCCCAGGCCCTGCTGGAGGTGCAGCGTGAACGTCAGCAGGAAGCCGCCGTAGGCGACCATCTGCGCCGTCGTGACGGCCAGCCCGATGGGGAAGGGGCCGCCGCGCAGCAGCGCGAGGTCGACGACCGGGTGCGCCGTGCGTCGCAGGTGGCGCCCCAGCGCCAGCGCCGTGGGCACCGCGGCGCCCAGGCACGCCCAGGTCCACCAGGCCCAGCCAGTCTGGTGGCCGAAGACCAGCGGCACCATCACGAGCACGATGAGGTCGGTCAGCAGCAGCACCCCGGCGACGTCGAGGCCCTCGCGGCTCGGCAGCCGGGTGCGGGGCAGCAGGCGCGGGCCGGCGGCCAGCAGCGCGATGCCGGCCGGGACGTTGACGAGGAACACCGGGCGCCAGGAGGCGCCGAGCAGGTCGGCGTCGACGAGCGCGCCGCCGAGCACCTGGCCGGCGACGACGCCTCCGGCCACCACCGTCGCCAGCAGCGCCATCGCCCGCAGGCGCGCGGCCCCCGCGTACTGCAGCTGGACGACGGTCATGACCTGCGGGCCCATGGCGGCGGCGCCGACGCCCTGGCCGACGCGCGCGGCGATCAGCACCGGCGTCGACCACGCCAGCCCCGCCAGCAGCGAGGTCGCCGTGAAGGCCGCCAGGCCCGCGAGGAACAGCCGGCGGTGGCCGTGGTCGTTGCCCAGCCGTGCGCCGGTGACCAGCAGCGCGGCGTAGGCCAGCGCGTAGCCCGAGACGATGAGCTGCAGCGCGCTGCCCGAGGCGCCCGTGTCGGCCTGGATGGCCGGGCCGGCGACGTTGACGATCGCCGTGTCGAGGCTCGCCATGAAGGTCCCGGCCAGCAGGACGGCGAGCGCCGCGGCGGCGCCGCCGGTGGTCCGTGTCGTGGTCATGGCCCCAGCCCATCAGGGCCCGGCGCCGCGGTCGATTCCCCGGCAGGTAACGACCCGGCGGCCCGGCGATGGGCCCCGCCGGGCGTTGGGTAGGTTGCGTGCCATGCGCGCCGCCACCATCCGCGACGGCGAGGTCGTCGTCGCCGAGCACCCCGATCCCCAGCCCGGCCACGGCGAGGTCCTGGTCGCCGTCCGCGCGGCGGGCCTCAACGGCGCCGACATGCTCCAGCGGCGCGGGCTGTACCCAGCCCCGCCCGGCGCCCCGGCCGACATCCCCGGCCTCGAGCTGGCCGGCGAGGTCGCCGCGGTCGGCGACGCGGTCACGCGCTGGGCGCCCGGCGACCGCGTGATGGCCATCACCGGCGGCGGCGGCCAGGCCGAGCTGGCGCGCGTACACGAGCGCCAGCTCATGCCCGTGCCCGAGGGCCTGGACTGGGACGCCGCCGGCGGCGTGCCCGAGGTCTTCACGACCGCCTACGACGCCGTGTTCACCCAGGGCGGCCTGGCCGCCGGGGAGCGCCTGCTCGTCCACGGCGCCGCGGGCGGCGTCGGCACGGCCGCCGTGCAGCTCGGCGCCGCCGCGGGGGCCTGCGTCACCGCCACGGTGCGCAACCCGGACCTGCGCGACGCCGTCGGCGCCCTGGGCGCCGCGGCCGTCCTGGACCCCGAGGGCTTCGCCGACCACGGGCCCTTCGACGTCGTGCTCGAGCTCGTCGGCGCCCCCAACCTGCCCGATGACGTCAAGGCGCTGGAGACCGGCGGGCGCATCGTCGTCATCGGGATCGGGGCGGGCGCCAAGGCCGAGCTCAACCTCGGCGCGCTGATGGGCAGGCGGGGCCGGATCAGCGCCTCCACGCTGCGCGCGCGGCCCCTGGAGGAGAAGGCGGCCACGGCGCGCCTCATGGAGCGCCACGTGCTGCCGCTGCTGGAGCGCGGCGCGCTGCGCGTGCCCGTGGCCGAGACCTTCGCGCTCGACGATGTCGCCGCGGCCTACGAGCGCTTCGCCGCCGGAGGCAAGCTCGGCAAGATCGTGCTGACGATGGGCCGATGAACGCGGTCGAGCGCCTCTGGCGCGCCCTGCGCAAGGAGGACTGGGAGGCCGCCGAGGCCCAGCTGCACGAGCACGCGGTCGTCCGCTGGCCGCACACCGGCGAGCGCTTCGACCGCGCGATCGACTACGTCACCGCCCACCGCCTCGATGTCGACCGCCGCGCCATCGACGTCCGGCGCGTCGTGCGCGACGGCCGCGACATCGGGGTCTGGGTCGTGCTGACCTACGCCGACGGCGGCCCTCGCTGGCACGGCGCCGCCGTCTACGAGCTGCAGGAGACGCGCATCGCCCACGCCACCGAGGTCTGGACGGAGGAGGGCGGGCGCGCCGTCCCCGGCTTCCGGCGCCGCCACGAGCTCGGCGACGGCGGCGCCTAGGACGCCGTGGCGCGGCGCACGAGCGCCGGGATGCGGTCCGCGTTGACCAGGAAGTACGCGGCGGCCATGAGCGGCAGGACCGGGATCGCGGTGTCCAGCCACACCTTCAGCGCGACGGCGGCGACGGAGGCCACCCACAGCCCCACGGCCGTGGCGCGCGGCCGCAGCCCGAACTTCCGTGCGTAGACCAGGAACACGCCGATGAAGACCGCGTCGGAGATCCCCAGGCGCCCGGCGGGCAGCCCCGTGCCCCAGTCGGGCAGCTCGAGCGACAGCGGGTCGCCGGGCCGCGTGGTGCCGGCGTTGGCCAGCGTCTCGCTCGGCCCGCCGCCCAGCGTGCTGACGACGTCGACGACCGCGACGAACAGGGGCAGCCCGATCGCCAGCGACGGCGAGAGCAGCCCGGCGGCGAACACCGCGCCGATCCCTGCGTAGCCGAGGGTCTCGATCGGGGTGGCGCCCGCGCCGACGTCGGACACGTTGAGCGCGGTGATGAGGATCCCCGCGCCCAGGACGACGAGCCACAGCAGCGGCGGGACGTCGGACAGCGGCGGGACCGCCGAGGCGCACGCGACGACCGCCGCCGCCCCGACGGCGCACGCCAGGACGATGGACAGGTCCACCGGCGTGACGATCGGCAGCTCCGGGGCGACGAAGACGTAGGCCTGGGCCGCCGCGAGCAGGCCTAGTACGGCGGCAGGTCCGCGTACCACTCGCCCAGGACCCGGAACGCCGACCAGAAGGCCCGCTTGGCCGACTCCTCGTCCAGCGCCTCGTCGATGTTCGGCGTCACGAGGGCGTCGATGGACGGGGTCAGCTGCTGGATCTCGCCCGGGCGGTCGGCCACCGGGCGGCCGAGCGGCACGTCGAGGTCGTTGAGCGCGGACACGGCGTCGGAGCCCATCACGACCACGATCTTGGGCTGGACGATCGCCAGCTCCTCCACGACCCGCGCCACGCAGCCGGGGTCGGCCAGCGACGGGTCGCCGACCGGGCACTTGGCCACCAGCGTCCCGTAGACGGCCAGCGGGTCGACCTGGAGGCGCTTGAGCGCCTTCATCAGGGCCGAGCCCGAGCGTCCGTAGAACGCGACGCCCTCCTCGACCTCCGAGGGCATGGGGGCGTGCTTGAGCAGGAAGACGTCGGCCTGGGGGTGGCCCGACCCGAGCACCGGCATGATGCCGCCGCGCGGACAGGCCTCGCAGCCCTGGAGCTCCCGGGTCAGGGTGTTGAGCTCGCGGATGGCGCGCTCGAGGTACTTCTCGCGGATCTCGTCATCGGTTGCCGGCATGGACGATCCGAGGTTCGACGCCCCCGGATCAGGGCCCTGCGCCTGCATCAGCCCTTGCGCGTCGCGCGCCGGACCCGCCGCTCGCGCCGCGCGCGCCGCGCGGCCCGGGGCGTGGCCCGGGTCTCGAGGAACTTGAGCGCCTGCACGTAGAGCAGGGTGCCCGATTTCGTGACGATGTCCGCGTGGCGCAGGGACTCCATGAACTGCTGCGGACCGTCGAAGTCGCGCATCCGGATCCGCACGGAGCCCAGGCCGGCCGCGACGTGGCTGTCGGACCCGGCGCCACGCACGATGCGGTACTTGGCCGCGAAGCGCTGGGCCTCCTCGTTGAAGGAGCCGATCGCCACCCGCGGGTTGTAGACCTCGATGAGGTCGACGTCGTCGAGGATCTTGTGCAGGTGCTCGTAGTCGGGCACCGCGTGCATGCGGTCGAACGGG from the Baekduia soli genome contains:
- a CDS encoding GNAT family N-acetyltransferase, giving the protein MSAPTLRTERLVLRAAGPQDVAPNRDMCADPEVQRFLGGPVGPHEAFVNLTSHAGHWAVRGYGQWIVRRASDDAFLGRVGLYEPDGWPGLEIGWKLARHAWGAGYAEEAARAAIGWAFTALQAPRLISLIVPDNAPSARLAARLGHVAQDTVELLGTRAVRHMLERPPGDAPLALRAAGPGDGPRIAADVRAAFDRYIDFSPPGWTPPPAPDDDEADLLGRPAYRCVLAEPGGVLAGHVAWWPAVDSRLGSDDPGLAHLRRLFVHPGWWGAGLARRLLAVAVQDARAHGFERMRLTTPGGQGRARRFYEREGWRADGPPSEDEAFGMPTIQYVRDLG
- a CDS encoding alpha/beta hydrolase, whose amino-acid sequence is MTSLRRSLRAAFLAVGTAALLAPAAHARTSVPSLDWQDCQDGLQCATATVPLDYSRRSKGDYHVALIRKVATGPGRRIGSLFTNPGGPGASGVDFVRATADSLYAKLNERYDIVGFDPRGTGVDDGSPLDCKVNQETQGIYSEPFTTPENLDVNALVAKDQFYVNRCKQLNGAILPYVTTGNVARDLDLLRRAVGDDKLNYLGFSYGTFLGATYASLFPDKLGHVVLDGPVDATSYINDPQSDLQAQTSAFERALGRFFQACAVDQADCLGFGGGDPWDAFDELVAAANANPIPADGYTPDPRPVTGDDIINATLYNLYAKQFWPYIAQDLAAAAAGDGSLIRLDSDGAYGRQDDGSYDPGTDGYFLIGAIEQKYKKGDVDRYVRAGKTSYDTFDHFWLNNGYVELNYSLFDVRPDGRYSGPFTVPEGASTPLVVATTYDPATPYRGAKALVRDLGNARLLTMLGDGHTAYGGNSPCIDSAVEGYLFDGTLPAAGTTCRQDVPFAQPQPQAQAAPQGAAKALELPAAGGREARAGGLHVKPATVQP
- a CDS encoding MFS transporter; amino-acid sequence: MTTTRTTGGAAAALAVLLAGTFMASLDTAIVNVAGPAIQADTGASGSALQLIVSGYALAYAALLVTGARLGNDHGHRRLFLAGLAAFTATSLLAGLAWSTPVLIAARVGQGVGAAAMGPQVMTVVQLQYAGAARLRAMALLATVVAGGVVAGQVLGGALVDADLLGASWRPVFLVNVPAGIALLAAGPRLLPRTRLPSREGLDVAGVLLLTDLIVLVMVPLVFGHQTGWAWWTWACLGAAVPTALALGRHLRRTAHPVVDLALLRGGPFPIGLAVTTAQMVAYGGFLLTFTLHLQQGLGDSPLRAGLTFAPYAAGFAVTSLVVPSLPAAPARRLAPAGMLAAAAGYAGLGLLAGRGPWHEAPSLALLALAGAGFGAGYSQVITRSIAEVPAAHAHEASGVVNTTNMLGFALGVATPGSLFLSQAGGGGRPGGAHSATAFEAVALGCAALMVAAVALTRLLARAEGQADRRRPRRRGPRTTTRVAASAATTRAPRAGRATPSSVRAKGTRGRPTTR
- a CDS encoding alcohol dehydrogenase catalytic domain-containing protein yields the protein MRAATIRDGEVVVAEHPDPQPGHGEVLVAVRAAGLNGADMLQRRGLYPAPPGAPADIPGLELAGEVAAVGDAVTRWAPGDRVMAITGGGGQAELARVHERQLMPVPEGLDWDAAGGVPEVFTTAYDAVFTQGGLAAGERLLVHGAAGGVGTAAVQLGAAAGACVTATVRNPDLRDAVGALGAAAVLDPEGFADHGPFDVVLELVGAPNLPDDVKALETGGRIVVIGIGAGAKAELNLGALMGRRGRISASTLRARPLEEKAATARLMERHVLPLLERGALRVPVAETFALDDVAAAYERFAAGGKLGKIVLTMGR
- a CDS encoding nuclear transport factor 2-like protein translates to MNAVERLWRALRKEDWEAAEAQLHEHAVVRWPHTGERFDRAIDYVTAHRLDVDRRAIDVRRVVRDGRDIGVWVVLTYADGGPRWHGAAVYELQETRIAHATEVWTEEGGRAVPGFRRRHELGDGGA
- a CDS encoding uracil-DNA glycosylase family protein, coding for MPATDDEIREKYLERAIRELNTLTRELQGCEACPRGGIMPVLGSGHPQADVFLLKHAPMPSEVEEGVAFYGRSGSALMKALKRLQVDPLAVYGTLVAKCPVGDPSLADPGCVARVVEELAIVQPKIVVVMGSDAVSALNDLDVPLGRPVADRPGEIQQLTPSIDALVTPNIDEALDEESAKRAFWSAFRVLGEWYADLPPY